In one window of Gossypium arboreum isolate Shixiya-1 chromosome 4, ASM2569848v2, whole genome shotgun sequence DNA:
- the LOC108459331 gene encoding probable LRR receptor-like serine/threonine-protein kinase At3g47570 gives MSTKTIILILICLTFHPLLGGSQGLPRFNNNTDQESLLVFKSRITDDPLGVLETWNPSSSLCNWTSVNCNVTKQRVTSINLENLGLVGTIAPHIGNLSFLSYLNLQNNSFSGSLPQEIGQLFRLRTLILASNRIRGTIPASLSLCSKLSYLDLSINILEGTIPNELGALSELEDVSFMQNFLTGPIPSSFGNLSSLSNLILRSNSLKGPIPEGLGRLPFLINLQIGLNNISGEIPCSLFNSSSLIVIAMAVNRLTGTLPRDTFTNLTSLTTFFVGGNLLSGRIPPSIGNASSLTRVDLANNSFSGQIPWLGNLPNIQILSLQSNQLVNDGAGGMDFLASLANSTQLQVFSVAENQLTGKLPSSIGNLSRQLSLLVMNNNFFHGSLPGEISNLVNLTLIAFEHNSLTGTIPPSIGTLPNLQYIFLHENKFSGKVPESLGNLTYLAEVHLSNNLLEGTIPSSLGNCQRLQLLDLSVNLLNGTIPGDIFGIPGLGKVLNLSFNSLSGFVPSEVGDLNMVQAIDLASNQLSGDIPVTIGDCSSLLYLNMSRNSFQGSIPNSLDKLKAIEYIDLSSNNLTGNISASLESLKFLQVLNLSRNQLSGEVPKGGIFENSTAVSLSGNLKLCGGVPNLGLPKCDSNEKKSGGSKLKIVLAATFASVAFIIIVSMLVFWLVRKKDSDLRAVNEKANSPEMYPMCRQHDLKLATRNFSPEYMIGEGSFGSVYKGVFEDGSLAAIKVFKMGQHGASKSFIAECEALRSIRHRNLVKIISVCSAGDFKALVLKFMPNGNLEQLLHPRIEDCEVEKVVDMNQRLKIAQDVALALEYLHHDCESPVVHCDLKPSNVLLDEVMSAHVGDFGLARILLKNSPNAHLSISVGLKGSIGYMAPEYGMGAGVSTRGDVYSFGILILEMFTRKRPIDHLFSGDMDLQKWVSMHLPDHIYDIVDNELKAKEWQAEHDDGMARILNIGLMCARKSPEERPTMREVSVMIKKCLV, from the exons ATGTCCACAAAAACCATCATTCTGATTCTCATCTGCCTCACTTTCCATCCACTGCTGGGTGGTTCCCAAGGCTTGCCAAGGTTCAACAACAATACGGACCAGGAATCGCTTCTTGTATTCAAGTCTCGGATAACTGATGATCCTCTTGGGGTTCTTGAGACGTGGAATCCCAGTTCTTCCTTGTGCAACTGGACTAGTGTAAATTGTAATGTCactaaacagagagttacaagtATCAACCTTGAAAACCTTGGCCTTGTGGGTACTATTGCTCCTCACATTGGTAACCTTTCTTTTCTTAGCTACCTCAACCTTCAAAACAACAGTTTTTCTGGAAGCCTTCCACAAGAAATTGGTCAGCTTTTCCGATTGAGAACACTCATTCTAGCTTCTAATCGAATTCGAGGAACAATACCGGCATCGTTAAGTTTATGTTCAAAGTTGTCTTATCTTGATCTGTCAATCAACATACTCGAAGGAACCATTCCAAACGAATTAGGTGCACTTTCAGAGCTTGAAGATGTATCCTTCATGCAAAATTTTCTCACAGGTCCTATTCCATCTTCTTTTGGGAATCTCTCTTCTTTGTCAAATCTAATTCTGAGGTCAAACAGCTTGAAAGGGCCTATACCAGAAGGGTTGGGTCGCCTTCCCTTCTTAATCAATCTTCAAATTGGCCTTAACAATATCTCTGGTGAAATCCCATGTTCATTATTCAATAGTTCCTCGTTGATTGTCATAGCCATGGCTGTTAATAGACTCACTGGTACCCTTCCCCGAGATACGTTTACTAATCTAACCAGCTTAACCACCTTTTTCGTGGGAGGGAATCTCTTGTCTGGTCGCATACCACCATCCATAGGCAATGCTTCAAGCTTAACTCGAGTTGATCTCGCAAACAACAGTTTCAGTGGCCAAATCCCATGGCTAGGGAACCTGCCAAACATTCAAATATTGAGCTTACAGAGTAATCAACTGGTTAATGATGGAGCGGGTGGCATGGATTTCCTAGCTTCTTTGGCAAACTCTACCCAACTTCAAGTATTCTCCGTGGCGGAAAACCAGCTTACTGGTAAGCTTCCATCTTCCATAGGCAACCTCTCTAGACAACTTTCATTGTTGGTGATGAACAACAACTTTTTCCACGGAAGCTTGCCAGGAGAAATAAGCAATTTGGTCAACTTAACCCTGATTGCTTTCGAACACAATTCCTTAACCGGCACCATTCCACCTTCAATAGGAACTTTGCCAAACCTGCAGTACATTTTCTTACACGAAAACAAGTTCTCAGGAAAGGTACCAGAGTCTCTTGGAAACTTGACCTATTTAGCTGAAGTTCATCTAAGCAACAATCTTTTAGAAGGGACCATTCCTTCAAGCTTGGGAAACTGTCAGCGTCTTCAGTTGCTAGACCTGTCAGTGAACTTGCTTAATGGTACTATACCCGGTGATATATTTGGAATCCCAGGTTTGGGAAAGGTCTTGAATCTCTCTTTCAATTCTTTAAGCGGATTTGTTCCTTCCGAAGTAGGTGATCTAAATATGGTTCAAGCGATAGACTTGGCAAGTAATCAATTATCAGGAGATATACCAGTTACCATTGGAGATTGTTCAAGCCTTTTGTACTTGAATATGTCTAGAAATTCGTTTCAGGGATCCATACCAAATTCTCTAGACAAATTGAAAGCGATAGAGTATATTGACCTCTCTTCCAACAACCTCACTGGTAACATCTCGGCTTCTTTAGAATCTTTGAAGTTCTTGCAAGTTTTAAACCTGTCCAGGAACCAACTATCAGGGGAGGTTCCAAAAGGAGGGATTTTCGAGAATTCAACAGCCGTTTCTCTGTCGGGGAATCTCAAGCTTTGTGGTGGAGTACCTAATCTAGGACTACCTAAATGTGATTCTAATGAAAAAAAGTCGGGTGGTTCAAAGTTGAAAATTGTACTAGCAGCGACGTTTGCTTCGGTTGCATTCATCATCATCGTTTCCATGCTAGTCTTTTGGTTAGTAAGAAAGAAAGATTCTGACCTCCGTGCGGTTAATGAGAAGGCTAACTCACCGGAGATGTATCCAATGTGTAGACAACACGATCTCAAATTAGCTACCCGGAATTTCAGTCCAGAGTATATGATTGGAGAGGGTAGCTTTGGATCAGTTTATAAGGGTGTTTTTGAGGATGGAAGTTTGGCAGCTATCAAGGTCTTCAAAATGGGGCAACATGGAGCTTCCAAGAGCTTTATAGCTGAATGTGAGGCTCTTCGAAGTATCCGGCACCGGAACCTTGTTAAAATCATAAGCGTATGTTCAGCAGGCGATTTCAAGGCTTTAGTCCTTAAGTTCATGCCAAATGGAAACTTGGAACAATTGCTTCACCCAAGAATTGAAGACTGTGAGGTTGAAAAAGTTGTTGACATGAACCAGAGGTTGAAGATAGCTCAAGATGTTGCCTTAGCACTAGAGTATTTGCATCATGATTGCGAAAGCCCCGTTGTGCACTGTGATCTTAAGCCGAGTAACGTTCTCCTGGATGAAGTGATGTCAGCTCATGTCGGCGATTTTGGACTTGCAAGAATCCTACTTAAAAACTCACCTAATGCTCATCTTAGTATCTCCGTAGGACTAAAAGGTTCAATTGGCTACATGGCTCCAG AATATGGCATGGGTGCGGGGGTCTCAACGCGAGGCGATGTCTACAGTTTTGGAATATTGATCCTTGAGATGTTTACAAGGAAAAGACCCATAGACCATCTGTTCAGTGGGGATATGGATTTGCAAAAATGGGTTTCAATGCATCTTCCTGATCATATTTATGATATTGTGGATAATGAACTTAAGGCAAAAGAATGGCAGGCAGAACATGATGACGGCATGGCCAGAATATTAAATATTGGGTTGATGTGTGCAAGGAAATCGCCTGAAGAACGACCAACAATGAGAGAGGTCTCTGTAATGATAAAAAAATGTCTAGTCTAA
- the LOC108459298 gene encoding uncharacterized protein LOC108459298, whose product MTSTDEGTSYVADDGGLDDKFNVDPPQEADPNGVEVALFSEPELVPSEPEDVEGGLDEEEEDPIQGSTLDSGDLEVGKKFSSKDSFLGALKQRSINHGVNYNVVKFKSEKFEAKCAMQDGVSQNHPKMDLGMIASLILLILKADPRTSVLERYVSGCMTEFETVPAYYNDRLLRGCQMFKRLFWSFKQCRDAFVYYKPLVQIDGTFMYGGYTHLLLLVVVQDGGRRILPIVFAITHGESADDWDFFLSRLRRHVRPQPDICIILDRGIRILAAIE is encoded by the exons ATGACGTCCACCGACGAGGGGACCTCGTACGTTGCAGATGATGGTGGGTTGGATGATAAGTTCAATGTGGATCCACCTCAAGAGGCCGACCCCAATGGTGTagaagttgcattattttctGAACCAGAGCTTGTTCCATCCGAACCTGAAGACGTTGAAGGGGGtttagatgaagaagaagaagatccgaTTCAAG GTTCGACATTGGATTCGGGTGATTTGGAAGTTGGTAAGAAGTTTTCCAGTAAGGATAGTTTTCTTGGAGCTTTGAAACAACGTAGCATCAATCACGGGGTTAATTACAACGTGGTTAAATTTAAATCCGAGAAGTTTGAGGCCAAGTGTGCAATGCAAGACG GTGTTTCACAAAATCATCCCAAGATGGATTTAGGCATGATAGCTAGTTTAATACTACTAATTTTGAAGGCGGATCCCAGGACTTCT GTGCTAGAGAGGTACGTCTCAGGTTGCATGACAGAGTTTGAAACGGTCCCTGCGTACTACAACGACCGATTGCTTCGTGGATGCCAAATGTTCAAACGTCTGTTCTGGAGCTTTAAGCAATGTCGAGACGCATTTGTGTACTacaagccattggtacaaattgatgGTACATTTATGTATGGTGGATATACCCATCTGCTATTGCTAGTTGTGGTACAGGATGGCGGTAGGAGAATCCTTCCAATTGTGTTTGCAATAACACATGGGGAGTCAGCTGATGATtgggatttctttctttctaggttaagaAGGCATGTACGCCCCCAACCTGATATCTGCATTATATTGGATCGGGGTATTAGAATACTAGCCGCAATTGAGTGA